The proteins below are encoded in one region of Knoellia sp. S7-12:
- a CDS encoding cation acetate symporter: MTSLMSMVPTEATKVGSPALNIAIFVGFVLVTLVVIVKMASGKKSAGEFYTASGGFSGRQNGIAIAGDYLSAASFLGIAGAIALQGYDGFLYSIGFLVAWLVALLLVAELMRNTGRLTMADVLSYRLKQRPVRIATAISVLAVSFFYLLAQMAGAGGLVSLLLGIEGEGAQNLVIAVVGLVMIAYVLIGGMRGTTWVQIIKAVLLIAATAIMTVWVLGKYGFNLSGLLGAAVDANPKVGEKLLEPGVKYGLNTTTKIDFISLSLALVLGTAGLPHVLQRFYTVPTSKQARKSVEWAIWLIGGFYLLTLVVGYGAGALVGADTINAAPGKANAAAPLLAFELGGSPFLGIVSGIAFATILAVVAGLTITASATFAHDIYKEVIKRGNSSSDQEVRVARISAVAIGIIAILGGMFAKSQNIAFLVALAFAVAASANLPTILYSLFWKRFNTQGALWSIYGGLISTIGLIIFSPVVSGKAPLVEGGPSPSMITNADIDFSWFPLDNPGLVTIPLAFFLGWLGTVMSKEHNAQKYAEMEVRSLTGHGVGKALDH; the protein is encoded by the coding sequence ATGACCTCACTCATGAGCATGGTCCCCACCGAGGCGACCAAGGTCGGCTCCCCTGCGCTGAACATCGCGATCTTCGTCGGTTTCGTCCTCGTCACCCTGGTCGTCATCGTCAAGATGGCCAGCGGCAAGAAGAGCGCCGGTGAGTTCTACACCGCGAGCGGCGGCTTCTCCGGTCGCCAGAACGGTATCGCGATTGCCGGTGACTACCTCTCGGCTGCGAGCTTCCTCGGCATCGCCGGGGCCATCGCGCTGCAGGGTTATGACGGCTTCCTCTATTCGATCGGCTTCCTCGTCGCCTGGCTCGTCGCGCTTCTGCTCGTCGCCGAATTGATGCGCAACACAGGGCGATTGACGATGGCCGACGTGCTGTCCTACCGCCTCAAGCAGCGTCCCGTCCGCATCGCGACCGCCATCTCGGTGCTCGCCGTGTCGTTCTTCTATCTGCTTGCACAGATGGCCGGCGCCGGTGGCCTCGTGTCACTCCTGCTCGGCATCGAGGGTGAAGGCGCGCAGAACCTCGTCATCGCCGTCGTGGGCCTCGTGATGATCGCCTACGTCCTCATCGGTGGCATGCGTGGCACGACCTGGGTCCAGATCATCAAGGCGGTCCTGCTCATCGCGGCCACCGCGATCATGACCGTCTGGGTCCTCGGCAAGTACGGCTTCAACCTCTCGGGTCTGCTCGGAGCGGCCGTCGACGCGAACCCCAAGGTCGGCGAGAAGCTCCTCGAGCCCGGTGTGAAGTACGGCCTCAACACGACGACCAAGATCGACTTCATCTCGTTGTCGCTCGCCCTCGTCCTCGGCACCGCGGGTCTGCCGCACGTGCTCCAGCGGTTCTACACGGTCCCGACCTCGAAGCAGGCGCGGAAGTCGGTCGAGTGGGCCATCTGGCTGATCGGCGGGTTCTACCTGCTCACCCTCGTCGTCGGTTATGGCGCTGGTGCGCTCGTCGGCGCCGACACCATCAACGCGGCTCCGGGCAAGGCCAATGCGGCCGCGCCACTGCTCGCGTTCGAACTCGGTGGAAGTCCGTTCCTGGGCATCGTCTCGGGTATCGCCTTCGCGACGATCCTTGCGGTGGTCGCCGGTCTGACGATCACGGCGAGTGCGACGTTCGCGCACGACATCTACAAGGAGGTCATCAAGCGCGGTAACTCGTCGTCCGACCAGGAGGTCCGGGTCGCCCGCATCTCCGCCGTCGCGATCGGCATCATCGCCATCCTTGGTGGCATGTTCGCCAAGAGCCAAAACATCGCGTTCCTGGTCGCCCTCGCGTTTGCCGTGGCCGCGTCGGCGAACCTCCCGACGATCCTCTACTCGCTGTTCTGGAAGCGGTTCAACACCCAGGGCGCGCTGTGGTCGATCTATGGCGGTCTGATCTCGACGATCGGCCTGATCATCTTCAGCCCCGTCGTGTCGGGCAAGGCACCGCTCGTTGAGGGTGGTCCGTCACCGTCGATGATCACGAACGCGGACATCGACTTCTCGTGGTTCCCGCTCGACAACCCCGGGCTGGTGACGATCCCGCTGGCGTTCTTCCTCGGCTGGCTCGGCACCGTCATGAGCAAGGAGCACAACGCGCAGAAGTACGCCGAGATGGAGGTACGCAGCCTCACCGGTCACGGCGTGGGCAAGGCCCTCGACCACTGA
- a CDS encoding DUF485 domain-containing protein, translated as MSNEARTRGDEDPYVAMQSTDEFQALRRKFRGFVFPMTAFFLVWYFIYVLLSTFAPGFMGTKVFGNVNIGLLFGLGQFVTTFAITIIYARWANRELDPLADALGAKLDGVKEH; from the coding sequence GTGAGCAACGAAGCTCGCACCCGCGGCGACGAGGATCCCTACGTCGCCATGCAATCCACCGACGAGTTCCAGGCGCTGCGACGCAAGTTCCGCGGATTCGTCTTCCCCATGACGGCGTTCTTCCTCGTCTGGTACTTCATCTATGTCCTGCTGTCGACCTTCGCTCCCGGCTTCATGGGCACCAAGGTCTTCGGCAACGTCAACATCGGCCTGCTCTTTGGTCTCGGACAGTTCGTCACGACGTTCGCGATCACGATCATCTATGCCCGCTGGGCCAACCGTGAGCTCGACCCGCTGGCTGACGCCCTCGGTGCGAAGCTCGACGGCGTGAAGGAGCACTGA
- a CDS encoding carboxymuconolactone decarboxylase family protein, whose amino-acid sequence MPLTFPDHTIDTAPSEATATLTRVASSFGGQLPAAVARMAEAPELLDAFLTASRLFQGSDLTPLEQEVLILTVALRNRCEVCVEMHTATLRRLGHGDLEPTLRDGDDLDDPRLSALQYFTHQVMDSAGGVTDADLASFADAGFTSRQALDVVLGVGAYTLSTFANRLTRA is encoded by the coding sequence ATGCCCCTGACTTTCCCCGACCACACCATCGACACCGCGCCCAGCGAGGCCACCGCCACCCTCACCCGTGTCGCGTCATCGTTCGGCGGCCAGCTCCCCGCGGCCGTCGCCCGCATGGCCGAAGCCCCCGAGCTCCTCGACGCCTTCCTCACCGCAAGTCGCCTCTTCCAGGGCAGCGACCTCACCCCGCTCGAGCAGGAGGTCCTCATCCTCACCGTGGCCCTGCGCAACCGCTGCGAGGTCTGCGTCGAGATGCACACCGCCACCCTGCGCCGACTCGGTCACGGCGACCTCGAACCCACCCTGCGCGACGGCGACGACCTCGATGACCCTCGCCTCAGTGCCCTCCAGTACTTCACCCACCAGGTCATGGACTCCGCCGGCGGGGTCACCGACGCCGACCTGGCCTCGTTCGCCGACGCCGGCTTCACCTCACGCCAAGCACTCGACGTCGTTCTCGGTGTCGGCGCCTACACGCTCTCGACCTTCGCCAACCGCCTCACCCGCGCCTGA
- a CDS encoding MarR family winged helix-turn-helix transcriptional regulator — protein MAGHELPLLLLGGFRHLIDEMHRRLAEDGHPGLRPAIGFAVQAISRGATTATALGQATGVSKQAASKTVDQLVALGYVFAEADSADARRKTLQLTAHGLDLVQRSGAVLEDLRQEWVDEVGATQVDRLEATLRRLVGPGAISPDVSGWLGADPR, from the coding sequence ATGGCAGGACACGAGCTTCCGCTGTTGCTGCTCGGCGGGTTCCGCCACCTCATCGACGAGATGCACCGGCGACTTGCGGAGGACGGGCACCCGGGCCTGCGACCGGCCATCGGCTTTGCGGTGCAGGCGATCTCGCGCGGCGCCACGACGGCCACTGCCCTCGGCCAGGCGACGGGAGTGAGCAAGCAGGCGGCGAGCAAGACCGTCGACCAGCTCGTGGCGCTGGGATATGTCTTCGCCGAAGCGGACTCGGCCGACGCGCGCCGAAAGACGTTGCAGCTCACCGCTCATGGCCTCGACCTCGTGCAGCGGTCGGGCGCCGTCCTCGAGGACCTGCGGCAGGAATGGGTGGACGAAGTGGGCGCCACCCAGGTCGATCGACTCGAGGCCACGTTGCGTCGACTCGTCGGTCCAGGGGCCATCAGTCCGGACGTCTCGGGGTGGCTCGGTGCTGACCCTCGCTGA
- a CDS encoding GNAT family N-acetyltransferase encodes MLTLAEVSFVDPRVQALVAEVQAHYVVIYGTPDESPVDPREFAAPNGRFVLGVIDGYGDPSGEDGEPVAMGGWRWRPDLSGRFDGDRVAEIKRMFVPARVRGRGHARQVLAFLEASARAEGVERLILETGLMQPDAIGLYESQGYEPVAPFGHYAESELVRCFGKDLRRG; translated from the coding sequence GTGCTGACCCTCGCTGAGGTGTCCTTCGTCGACCCGCGCGTCCAGGCGCTCGTCGCGGAGGTGCAGGCCCACTACGTCGTCATCTATGGCACGCCGGATGAGTCACCGGTCGACCCTCGCGAGTTCGCTGCCCCCAACGGCCGCTTCGTCCTCGGAGTCATCGATGGCTATGGAGACCCCAGCGGCGAGGACGGTGAGCCGGTGGCGATGGGTGGCTGGCGCTGGCGCCCGGACCTCAGTGGGCGCTTCGACGGGGACCGCGTGGCAGAGATCAAGCGGATGTTCGTGCCGGCGCGGGTGCGCGGGCGGGGTCATGCCCGACAGGTGCTCGCGTTCCTCGAGGCGAGCGCGCGGGCCGAAGGGGTGGAGCGACTCATCCTCGAGACCGGCCTCATGCAGCCCGATGCGATCGGTCTCTATGAGTCGCAGGGCTATGAGCCGGTGGCGCCATTCGGTCACTACGCGGAGTCCGAGCTGGTGCGGTGCTTCGGCAAGGACCTGCGCCGGGGCTGA
- a CDS encoding TetR/AcrR family transcriptional regulator, giving the protein MTCPEEFDPARLLTPRAREVLDAARTVLERQGWHTLTMRVLADELGIAAPSLYKHFASKDALKTQLIALALKENGEALRPVTTVSKLVRRYREQATANPQLYRLSTAGPLDRAALPPGLEEWSGTPFFEATGDPHRAQALWASLHGMVILELDGRFPTGTAPETTWRELVRHFS; this is encoded by the coding sequence ATGACCTGCCCCGAGGAGTTCGACCCCGCGCGCCTCCTCACGCCGCGAGCGCGCGAGGTGCTCGACGCCGCCCGCACCGTGCTCGAGCGGCAGGGCTGGCACACCCTCACGATGCGGGTCCTCGCCGACGAGCTCGGCATCGCAGCACCCTCGCTCTACAAGCACTTCGCGAGCAAGGACGCCCTCAAGACCCAGCTCATCGCCCTGGCCCTCAAGGAGAACGGCGAAGCCCTGCGGCCGGTCACCACGGTGTCCAAGCTGGTGCGGCGCTATCGCGAGCAGGCGACAGCCAACCCGCAGCTCTATCGCCTCTCGACAGCCGGCCCCCTCGACCGGGCTGCACTGCCACCGGGACTCGAGGAGTGGTCCGGGACACCGTTCTTCGAGGCCACCGGCGACCCGCACCGGGCCCAGGCCCTCTGGGCCTCCCTCCACGGCATGGTGATCCTCGAGCTGGACGGTCGCTTCCCCACCGGCACCGCGCCCGAGACCACGTGGCGCGAGCTCGTCCGTCACTTCAGCTGA
- a CDS encoding SRPBCC domain-containing protein, with amino-acid sequence MNKWLITLTTTLVVLVVAAFALHREQRVERSVDIAAPPEKVWSVLTEFAAYPEWNPFMREASGTPKEGEKLRIVLNSGDSEMTFTPTVLAAEPGKELRWLGRVFVPGLLDGEHSFTLTPIPGGVRLTQSETFSGALVPFFGGSIDVGDDFAAMNRALRDRVESTANIAR; translated from the coding sequence ATGAACAAGTGGCTCATCACTCTCACCACCACCCTCGTCGTCCTCGTCGTCGCCGCCTTCGCCCTCCACCGTGAGCAGCGGGTCGAGCGGTCCGTCGACATCGCCGCCCCACCCGAAAAGGTGTGGTCCGTCCTCACCGAATTCGCGGCATACCCGGAATGGAACCCGTTCATGCGCGAGGCGAGCGGCACACCCAAGGAGGGCGAGAAGCTGCGGATCGTCCTCAACTCGGGCGACAGCGAGATGACGTTCACGCCAACCGTGCTCGCTGCCGAGCCGGGCAAAGAACTGCGCTGGCTCGGCCGCGTCTTCGTCCCGGGCCTCCTCGACGGAGAACACTCCTTCACCCTGACGCCCATCCCCGGTGGAGTCCGTCTGACCCAGAGCGAGACCTTCTCCGGCGCGCTCGTGCCGTTCTTCGGTGGGTCCATCGACGTCGGCGACGACTTCGCCGCGATGAACCGAGCCCTCCGGGACCGAGTCGAGAGCACGGCTAACATCGCCCGATGA
- the tdh gene encoding L-threonine 3-dehydrogenase: MRALVKSEAGPGLQLIDVPEPTCGDSDVKIRVLRAGLCGTDLHLEQWDDWAASVVKAPMTIGHEFYGEVVEVGTLVGHLKVGDRVSGEGHLVCGICRNCKAGRRHLCINTVGVGVNRDGAFADFVVIPATNAWLQPADLDPDLGAIFDPLGNATHTALQWPVIGEDVVVTGAGPIGVMAVAIARHAGARRIAVTDMSDERLALAKGAGADLCVNVGRGEDLAWAQKQLGMLEGFDIGLEMSGAPKAVEDMLANLNHGARVAMLGLPKDPYPIDWGRVITHMITIRGIYGREMFETWYLMGSMLATSAELRESVQSVITHRFPAEEWAKGFEVARSGQCGKVVLDWS; this comes from the coding sequence GTGCGCGCACTTGTGAAGTCCGAAGCCGGTCCTGGACTCCAGCTCATTGACGTCCCCGAACCCACCTGTGGGGACTCCGACGTCAAGATCCGTGTCCTGCGAGCAGGGCTCTGCGGCACCGATCTCCACCTCGAGCAGTGGGATGACTGGGCGGCGTCGGTCGTCAAGGCACCCATGACGATCGGTCATGAGTTCTATGGCGAGGTCGTCGAGGTCGGCACGCTCGTCGGGCACCTCAAGGTGGGCGATCGGGTCTCCGGCGAGGGGCACCTCGTGTGCGGGATCTGTCGCAACTGCAAAGCCGGTCGGCGACACCTCTGCATCAACACCGTTGGCGTGGGCGTCAATCGGGACGGTGCGTTCGCCGACTTCGTGGTCATCCCCGCGACCAATGCCTGGCTCCAGCCTGCCGACCTCGACCCGGACCTCGGCGCGATCTTCGACCCGCTCGGCAACGCGACCCACACCGCACTGCAGTGGCCGGTCATCGGTGAGGACGTCGTCGTCACTGGTGCCGGGCCGATCGGTGTCATGGCCGTCGCGATCGCCCGTCACGCCGGAGCCCGTCGCATCGCCGTCACCGACATGAGTGATGAGCGGCTTGCTCTGGCCAAGGGAGCCGGCGCCGACCTCTGCGTCAACGTCGGCCGCGGTGAGGACCTCGCCTGGGCCCAGAAGCAGCTCGGGATGCTCGAGGGCTTCGACATCGGTCTCGAGATGAGTGGTGCACCCAAGGCCGTCGAGGACATGCTGGCCAACCTCAACCACGGCGCGCGCGTCGCGATGCTCGGGCTGCCCAAGGACCCCTACCCGATCGACTGGGGCCGGGTCATCACGCACATGATCACGATCCGCGGGATCTATGGGCGCGAGATGTTCGAGACCTGGTACCTCATGGGGTCGATGCTCGCCACGAGCGCCGAGCTGCGCGAGAGCGTCCAGTCAGTCATCACCCACCGCTTCCCGGCGGAGGAGTGGGCCAAGGGCTTCGAGGTCGCGCGGTCGGGTCAGTGCGGCAAGGTCGTCCTCGACTGGAGCTGA
- a CDS encoding LysE family translocator yields MTPAYLVVVLAVVATPGVDVLVALRNTVAAGRRAGFGTVLGICAGSLVQGVLASVGVGALIVRVQPLFQAIKWAGVAYLVWLGVSALRSAWAGHYADVDDTVDAGMAKGFRTGALTNLTNPKMLVFYLALLPQFVEPTAPVAVWLAHALMLPLIGGTWLAVIVLGASKARQTLLRRRTRRAIDAVSGVFLVGFAAKLAREA; encoded by the coding sequence ATGACCCCGGCATACCTCGTTGTCGTTCTGGCCGTTGTCGCCACACCTGGCGTAGATGTCCTCGTCGCGCTGCGCAACACCGTGGCGGCCGGGAGGCGGGCAGGCTTCGGCACCGTCCTCGGGATCTGTGCCGGATCGCTGGTCCAGGGCGTGCTCGCCTCGGTCGGCGTCGGCGCGCTCATCGTGCGAGTGCAGCCGCTGTTCCAGGCGATCAAGTGGGCGGGAGTCGCCTACCTCGTGTGGCTCGGCGTCAGTGCGCTGCGTTCGGCATGGGCCGGCCACTATGCCGACGTCGACGACACCGTTGATGCGGGGATGGCCAAGGGCTTCCGCACCGGAGCGCTGACGAACCTCACGAATCCCAAGATGCTCGTCTTCTATCTTGCGCTGCTCCCGCAGTTCGTCGAGCCGACCGCGCCGGTGGCCGTCTGGCTCGCGCACGCGTTGATGCTGCCCCTCATCGGGGGCACGTGGCTGGCTGTCATCGTGCTCGGTGCCTCCAAGGCGCGCCAGACCCTTTTGCGCCGTCGGACCCGTCGGGCCATCGATGCCGTGAGTGGGGTGTTCCTCGTGGGGTTCGCGGCCAAGCTCGCGCGCGAGGCCTGA